Proteins encoded together in one Gigantopelta aegis isolate Gae_Host chromosome 8, Gae_host_genome, whole genome shotgun sequence window:
- the LOC121380232 gene encoding uncharacterized protein LOC121380232 isoform X1 has protein sequence MSEISEKQQCDSSMSQPANNETWEKFLMPLFSYQCRRPRCEKKIDKDSLVGPSSISYNFGSRIDLQSGNKTSKKTHENDEQKEAFDDDDDDSVIIIHDTTNVDITTKEPLDLISPYTSGSDDNIVSSATTVPSNSNTIQTKKIQKRSTKRAVNDNIVDNVASKYRKTDIGSTKVEQSRAENSDSSKENKSGFLNIFKSWFTSGQVPSPSSGISTSDSVLLKAGLPKQKLQMRPIMPIDHRAKTLTKWDFWMFSSLVNFEDDVERLMVQTKSLDVSVASEEMNTAIEESLHLLQTSHTQPVLEDVLYKQSHVRILLTAILQKVRMRLKFGIKTEEQVDLKHLPNCKFDFLFHTHDGKPIGCMEAKTSSGMNNRAFAQATIQLLVLQQLACKHDVDISTVPVFNILTDGQRFVLMQVKGDKLYLEHVSKNGEEVLNIRTTQVMESLFNLFEMTLNCMP, from the coding sequence aaATCTCCGAAAAGCAACAGTGCGATTCATCAATGAGCCAGCCGGCAAACAATGAAACATGGGAAAAGTTCCTCATGCCTTTATTTTCATATCAGTGTCGAAGACCaagatgtgaaaaaaaaattgacaaagATTCGCTTGTTGGACCATCGTCCATTTCGTACAATTTTGGGTCCAGAATAGACTTACAAAGCGGCAACAAAACATCTAAAAAGACACATGAGAATGATGAACAGAAAGAAgcatttgatgatgatgatgatgatagtgtcATTATTATACATGACACCACAAACGTAGACATAACGACAAAAGAACCATTGGATTTGATCAGTCCTTACACTTCCGGTTCCGACGATAATATTGTGTCGTCTGCAACAACAGTTCCTAGTAATTCTAATACGATCCAGACAAAGAAGATACAGAAAAGGTCTACCAAAAGAGCAGTAAACGATAACATCGTTGATAACGTCGCTTCCAAATACAGAAAGACAGATATTGGCAGCACAAAGGTGGAACAGAGCAGAGCTGAAAACAGCGACAGTTCCAAAGAGAACAAAAGtggatttttaaacattttcaaaagcTGGTTTACATCTGGTCAGGTACCCAGTCCTTCCAGCGGGATATCAACCAGTGACAGTGTTCTGTTAAAAGCAGGTCTTCCAAAGCAAAAGCTTCAGATGCGACCAATAATGCCCATAGACCATCGAGCTAAAACCTTGACCAAGTGGGACTTTTGGATGTTCAGCAGTTTGGTTAATTTTGAAGATGATGTTGAGAGGCTCATGGTTCAAACAAAATCCCTGGATGTATCCGTGGCTTCAGAAGAAATGAATACAGCAATCGAGGAAAGCCTCCATCTGCTGCAGACGTCACACACGCAGCCCGTGCTGGAAGACGTCTTGTACAAACAGTCACATGTCAGAATCCTTTTAACGGCCATTCTGCAAAAGGTCCGCATGAGATTAAAGTTCGGCATAAAAACAGAAGAACAGGTTGACCTGAAACACCTCCCGAACTGTAAGTTTGACTTCTTATTCCACACGCACGATGGAAAGCCGATCGGATGCATGGAAGCAAAGACGTCTTCTGGCATGAACAACAGAGCCTTCGCCCAAGCAACCATCCAGCTCCTGGTTCTACAGCAACTTGCTTGCAAGCACGACGTTGACATTTCGACTGTTCCCGTGTTCAACATTCTTACCGATGGTCAGAGATTCGTGCTGATGCAAGTCAAGGGAGATAAGCTGTATCTGGAGCACGTGTCGAAAAACGGAGAGGAAGTACTGAATATCCGAACCACGCAAGTGATGGAATCATTATTTAATCTGTTTGAAATGACACTAAACTGCATGCCCTGA
- the LOC121380232 gene encoding uncharacterized protein LOC121380232 isoform X2 has protein sequence MSQPANNETWEKFLMPLFSYQCRRPRCEKKIDKDSLVGPSSISYNFGSRIDLQSGNKTSKKTHENDEQKEAFDDDDDDSVIIIHDTTNVDITTKEPLDLISPYTSGSDDNIVSSATTVPSNSNTIQTKKIQKRSTKRAVNDNIVDNVASKYRKTDIGSTKVEQSRAENSDSSKENKSGFLNIFKSWFTSGQVPSPSSGISTSDSVLLKAGLPKQKLQMRPIMPIDHRAKTLTKWDFWMFSSLVNFEDDVERLMVQTKSLDVSVASEEMNTAIEESLHLLQTSHTQPVLEDVLYKQSHVRILLTAILQKVRMRLKFGIKTEEQVDLKHLPNCKFDFLFHTHDGKPIGCMEAKTSSGMNNRAFAQATIQLLVLQQLACKHDVDISTVPVFNILTDGQRFVLMQVKGDKLYLEHVSKNGEEVLNIRTTQVMESLFNLFEMTLNCMP, from the coding sequence ATGAGCCAGCCGGCAAACAATGAAACATGGGAAAAGTTCCTCATGCCTTTATTTTCATATCAGTGTCGAAGACCaagatgtgaaaaaaaaattgacaaagATTCGCTTGTTGGACCATCGTCCATTTCGTACAATTTTGGGTCCAGAATAGACTTACAAAGCGGCAACAAAACATCTAAAAAGACACATGAGAATGATGAACAGAAAGAAgcatttgatgatgatgatgatgatagtgtcATTATTATACATGACACCACAAACGTAGACATAACGACAAAAGAACCATTGGATTTGATCAGTCCTTACACTTCCGGTTCCGACGATAATATTGTGTCGTCTGCAACAACAGTTCCTAGTAATTCTAATACGATCCAGACAAAGAAGATACAGAAAAGGTCTACCAAAAGAGCAGTAAACGATAACATCGTTGATAACGTCGCTTCCAAATACAGAAAGACAGATATTGGCAGCACAAAGGTGGAACAGAGCAGAGCTGAAAACAGCGACAGTTCCAAAGAGAACAAAAGtggatttttaaacattttcaaaagcTGGTTTACATCTGGTCAGGTACCCAGTCCTTCCAGCGGGATATCAACCAGTGACAGTGTTCTGTTAAAAGCAGGTCTTCCAAAGCAAAAGCTTCAGATGCGACCAATAATGCCCATAGACCATCGAGCTAAAACCTTGACCAAGTGGGACTTTTGGATGTTCAGCAGTTTGGTTAATTTTGAAGATGATGTTGAGAGGCTCATGGTTCAAACAAAATCCCTGGATGTATCCGTGGCTTCAGAAGAAATGAATACAGCAATCGAGGAAAGCCTCCATCTGCTGCAGACGTCACACACGCAGCCCGTGCTGGAAGACGTCTTGTACAAACAGTCACATGTCAGAATCCTTTTAACGGCCATTCTGCAAAAGGTCCGCATGAGATTAAAGTTCGGCATAAAAACAGAAGAACAGGTTGACCTGAAACACCTCCCGAACTGTAAGTTTGACTTCTTATTCCACACGCACGATGGAAAGCCGATCGGATGCATGGAAGCAAAGACGTCTTCTGGCATGAACAACAGAGCCTTCGCCCAAGCAACCATCCAGCTCCTGGTTCTACAGCAACTTGCTTGCAAGCACGACGTTGACATTTCGACTGTTCCCGTGTTCAACATTCTTACCGATGGTCAGAGATTCGTGCTGATGCAAGTCAAGGGAGATAAGCTGTATCTGGAGCACGTGTCGAAAAACGGAGAGGAAGTACTGAATATCCGAACCACGCAAGTGATGGAATCATTATTTAATCTGTTTGAAATGACACTAAACTGCATGCCCTGA